The genomic region CGCGTCTCCGGCTGGCCCCCCACGCCCAGCATGCGCGGGATGCTGGGGCCGTAGATATCGGCATCGAGAATGCCTACCCGAGCGCCTTCCCGGGCCAGGGCCAGGGCCAAATTGGCGGCGACGGTGGATTTGCCCACGCCGCCTTTCCCGGAGGCAACCGCGATCACGTTCTTGACCCCTGGAAGGGACTGGCGGCCGTGGGGGACGGCGTGAGCGAGGATTTTCCAATCCACCTGGATATCCACTTTTTCGATGCCGGGGACGGGGCGCAATTTTTCGGTGAGGGCGGCGACTATCTGGGGGACGTAGCTTTTAGCGGGGAAACCCAGGTCGATCTTGAGGATAACCCTGCCGTTTTCGACGAGGATGTCCTCGATCGCGCCAGCCGAGACCAGATCGCTCTCCAAGTGGGGGTCGATGTGGGTTTTGAGCGCTTCTTCGATTGCGCTGCGGGAAGGATCGGCCATGAATGCTCCTGCCTGAGAAAATAAATAACCCCTATTTTACACGACCCCCTGCAAATGTCAGAGCGCCTGAGGTTTCGGGGATCGAGGCATTTGAATTTATCGATCGCTGTGACCGAGGGGCCTTTCCGGGGCGATCCGATCCCGCAATCGCTGTTTAATTTCCTTGGCTTCGGGGAAGCGCCCTTCCCGTTGGCGCGACCACAACACGGTGCCTTCCAGACGCACCTCGAAGATGCCGCCGGCGCCCGGTTGCAGCGCCACCTCGCCGATTTCTTCGGTGAAGGTGGTGAGCAGTTCCTGGGCCAGCCAAGCGGCGCGCAGCAGAAAATGACAACGGGTGCAGTATTCGATTTCCACGCGTGGCGTTCGCATTACAAAAACTCGAATTGGAAGCCGCCCACCGCTCGGTGGGGAGCGGCCGGCGTGAGATGAACGAAAATCAATTGGTGGGTGGGCATCATGGGGGCGGGGACAGCGGACAGATATTCCTCCGGTTTGAAAATGCGTTGGGCGATGGCGGTTCCGTCCAAGGCCGTCAGGGTCAATTTGAGCAGGGGATAAGGTTGGGGGTAGGGCCCGTGGTTGACGATCACCAGATGGAATTCGTAGCCGTTGGCGGCGTTCTTGGACGGATACAAGGCCCGATCGACGACCTCGATTGCGTCCAGATTTCGAAACGGCGGCAACTCGCAGCCCAGCCAGTGGCAGAAACCGGCGAGCAATGGGCGCAAATGCGGTTCCTGGGCTATGCGCTCGCGTTCAAATACAAAGATCTGGATGATCAGAAGGAGTCCCAACGCGACAGCGCCCACCTGCCAATAGCGGTCGGTGGATAGACTGGGGGGCGTTTCCGCCAGCGAGGCGTCGAGGTGCGTTTCCGGGAGGGTGATTTGCGGCTCGGTGGCCGCCTCGGCTTGAGCTCGTTCCGGGGGCGCCTCCGGTTGCGATGGCTCGGGAGCCACGGCAACGGCGCGGTCGGCTTTCAAGAGGGGGAGTTCCAGGAGACAGGTGGTATGATCGGCGAACGCTTCTTCCAGATCCTCGCCCAGATACTCCAGCACTCCGAAAATAATATTACAGCGGGCGCAAATGGCTTCGCCACGCCCGGAACGCAATTGTGCTACGTTGATTTGATAGACCGTCCGACAATGCGGGCAGCGGGTGTACATGGATCAAGTACGCTTGATACCGAGCAGGCGGGTCCATCCGGCTTCCACAAACGGCGACTGGAAATCGAAGTCCGCCTGATAGGCTTGCTGCACCGCCTCTGCTTGGTCCGCCAGGATACCCGACAATACCAAGCTGCCGCCGGTGCGAGTGAGGGCGGTGAGGGTTTCGGCCAATTCGATCAAAGGGCCGGCGAGAATGTTGGCCATGACAATATCGGCGGTTAGCTTGGGCATGGTTTGAGGATAGCAGCAGGTCAGCCGTTCGGCTACTCCGTTCTTGCGCGCGTTTTCCAGGGTGGCGGTCAGGGCATGAGGGTCGATGTCGCAAGCGTAAACTCGATCGGCACCCAAAAGCAGGGCGGCCACCCCCAGAATGCCCGAACCGCAACCGTAGTCGATGACGGTTTTGCCGTCCGGCTCGTTTTCCGCCAGCCACTTAAGGCACATGGCGGTGGTCGGATGGGTGCCGGTGCCGAACGCCAGGCCCGGATCCAGGATCAGGCGAACCGCTTCGGGGTCGGGAAGAGGTTGGTCGCCGGGACAAACCCATAATCTGCCGAAGTCGAGGGGGCGGAAGTGTTCCAACCAGGCCCGTTCCCAGGGCTGGTCCGGCAGGATCTCATGCCGGAAGCTTTGGAGACGGTCGCCGAAGCGTTCAATCAAGGCGGCCTCCAGCTTGCGGGTGTCGGCTTCCATATCGAACAGGGCGGTCAGGCGGGTATGTTTCCATAACGGCGTTTCGCCGGGAGGGGGTTCGAACAGTTCCTCGGCCCCTTCCTCGGCGAAAGTGACCGCCTGCGCTTCCCGCTGTTCCAGAAAATCGGCGACCGCATCGGCCGCTTCGCGGGGAAGGGTAAAGGAGAGTTGACGCCAGGACACGGTTTATTCGCGCATGCCGAGCATGTCTTCCAAGTAATGAATGGTCTGAGCGCCGCTTCTGAATGCGCTATCGTGGACGATTCGGGACAGCAGCGGAATGTTGCATTTGATCCCGGTAATGACCGTTTCGGTCAAGGCGGTGCGCATCCGCGCCAGTGCACTGGCGCGGCTGTCCCCGTAGGCGATCAATTTGCCGATCATGGAATCGTAGTAAGGGGGAACCTGATAGCCGGCGTAAATGTGGGTGTCGGTCCGGATGCCGGGACCGCCGGGAAGGTGAAGTTGCTCGATCATTCCCGGCGAAGGCATGAAGTTATCGGGGTCTTCGGCGTTGACCCGGCATTCCACGGCGTGTCCTCGGAGGACGATGTCCTCTTGGGTGTAAGCCAAGGGTTCGCCGGCGGCGATGCGGATCTGCTCCTTGACCAGATCCACGCCGGTGACCATCTCGGTGACCGGATGCTCCACTTGGAGCCGGGTATTCATTTCGATGAAGTAGAACTTGCCGTTCTCGTAGAGAAACTCAAAGGTGCCGGCGCCCAAATAGCCGATTTCGCGGCAGGCCTCGGCGCAGCGCTCGCCGATTTCGCGCCGCTGGGCCTCGGTGATGCCGGGGGCGGGGGCTTCCTCGATGACCTTCTGATGACGGCGCTGCATGGAGCAGTCGCGCTCGCCCAGATGGATGGCGTTGCCGTGGCTGTCGGCCAAGACCTGGAATTCGACATGGCGCGGCTTTTCCAGGAATTTCTCCATGTAGACTTCGTCGTTGCCGAAGGCGTTGCGTGCCTCCGCCTTGGTCATGGTGATGGCGTTCATCAGGGCGGCTTCCGAGTGCACCACGCGCATGCCGCGTCCGCCCCCGCCGCCGGAAGCCTTGATGATGACGGGAAAGCCGATGTCCTTGGCCAGCCGCAGGTTCTCCAGATAATCCTCATCCAGGGGACCGTCGGAGCCCGGGACGCAGGGAATTTCGGCGTGGCGCATGGCTTCTTTGGCGGAAATCTTGTCCCCCATCAGGCGGATGGTTTCGGGGCGGGGGCCGATGAAGATGAAGCCGCTTTGAATGACCCGTTCGGCGAAGTCGGGGTTTTCCGACAAGAAACCGTAGCCGGGGTGAATGGCGACGGCGTCGGTGACTTCGGCGGCGCTGATGATGGCCGGAATATTCAGATAGCTGTCCGCGGAGGGCGGCGGGCCGATGCAGACCGTTTCGTCGGCCATCAGCACGTGTTTGAGGTTGCGGTCGGCTTCGGAATGAACGGCGACGGTGCGGATGCCCAGTTCCCGGCAGGTACGCAGGATACGCAGGGCGATCTCGCCCCGGTTGGCGATCACAATCTTATCGAGCATGGTAAATCCTTGTCAGAGGCGGTTATTCGATCACGAACAGGGGTTGGTTGTATTCCACCGGTTGGCCGTTTTCCGCCAGAATTTTTTGGATGACCCCGGATTTGTCTGCCTCGATTTGATTCAAAATCTTCATCGCTTCGATGATACAGAGGGTGTCGCCCACATTGACGCGTTGTCCCACTTCGACGAAGGGCTTGGCGCCCGGTGCGGGGGCGCGGTAGAAGGTTCCCACCATGGGCGAGCGCACCGCATGACCGGTAAATTTTTCCTCCTCGGGAGCGGCGCTTTCCTCGGGCTGGGCGGAAGGCGCCGGCGATGGGGCGGGTGCCGAAGGCGGTGCCTGGACGACGGTTTGAGTGGAGGCGCTGACCCGCGTGATGCGGACGGATTCTTCTCCCTCGTGAATTTCGATTTCGGCGATGCTGGATTCCTCGAGCAGCTCTAGCAGCTTCTTTATTTTTCTAATATCCATAACCATTAGTTCTCGCTTAATTGTCGGATGGCGGCGTGAAGCGCGAATTCGTACCCTTGAGGACCCAGGCCGCAAATAACGCCGCGGGCGATGTCGGACAGGTACGAATGGCGGCGGAAGGGTTCGCGTGCATGCACGTTGGACAGATGAACCTCGATGAACGGGATCCGGGTGGCCAGGAAGGCGTCGCGAAGCGCGACGCTGGTATGGGTGAAAGCGGCGGGGTTGATGAGGATGAAATCCACCTGATTGGACCAAGCCGCGTGGATCTGATCCACCAGAACGTGTTCGGCGTTGCTTTGGCGGCAATCGAGCGAATGGCCGCAAGAGGCGGCGATCCGCTGCAGGCGGCTGTCGATATCGGCCAAGGTGTCGGTGCCGTAGATCTCGGGCTCCCGGGTGCCGAGCAAGTTGAGGTTGGGTCCGTTGAGGACAGTAATTTGCGCCATCGTGCTGCGAACGGGTTGAAAACCGGGGGTTATTCTGCAGAAATAGGCCGGATTTGTCTAGAACGCGTTGATTTCAGGGCGAGCCGTGGCGGGGCGAACCCAAGATCCTCCCCGGTGCCTGCTGCAAATGTCAACAGAAACTAGCAGTATCGTTCCAGGTTGGCGAGATGACTTAGAAAACGTTTCGGGGGGATGTAGCCGATCAGGCGGGCGGATTTGCATTCGCGGCCTTCGGGGTCGAAGAACAGCAGCGCCGGCGGGCCGATCAAGTCGAAGCGGTGCAGTAGATTTTGTTCGGTTTGTCCGTTGGCGGTGACGTCGGCGCGGACCGAGACCATTTTCGTCAAGGCTTGAAGAACTTTGGCGTCGGCGAAGGTGACCGTTTCCAATTCTTTGCACGAAACGCACCAGTCGGCGTAAAAGTCGACCAGGGTCCAGCGCCCCCCCGCCGTGCGGAGGATTGTGTCCAGTTCCTCGGGGGAAGTGATCCGGCGGAAGCTATCGGTCTCCGCCGAGGCGGTGGGAGCGATCCGGGCGGTGAGCGGTTCGAG from Methylohalobius crimeensis 10Ki harbors:
- a CDS encoding SelT/SelW/SelH family protein gives rise to the protein MRTPRVEIEYCTRCHFLLRAAWLAQELLTTFTEEIGEVALQPGAGGIFEVRLEGTVLWSRQREGRFPEAKEIKQRLRDRIAPERPLGHSDR
- a CDS encoding zinc-ribbon and DUF3426 domain-containing protein, which gives rise to MYTRCPHCRTVYQINVAQLRSGRGEAICARCNIIFGVLEYLGEDLEEAFADHTTCLLELPLLKADRAVAVAPEPSQPEAPPERAQAEAATEPQITLPETHLDASLAETPPSLSTDRYWQVGAVALGLLLIIQIFVFERERIAQEPHLRPLLAGFCHWLGCELPPFRNLDAIEVVDRALYPSKNAANGYEFHLVIVNHGPYPQPYPLLKLTLTALDGTAIAQRIFKPEEYLSAVPAPMMPTHQLIFVHLTPAAPHRAVGGFQFEFL
- the prmA gene encoding 50S ribosomal protein L11 methyltransferase; translation: MSWRQLSFTLPREAADAVADFLEQREAQAVTFAEEGAEELFEPPPGETPLWKHTRLTALFDMEADTRKLEAALIERFGDRLQSFRHEILPDQPWERAWLEHFRPLDFGRLWVCPGDQPLPDPEAVRLILDPGLAFGTGTHPTTAMCLKWLAENEPDGKTVIDYGCGSGILGVAALLLGADRVYACDIDPHALTATLENARKNGVAERLTCCYPQTMPKLTADIVMANILAGPLIELAETLTALTRTGGSLVLSGILADQAEAVQQAYQADFDFQSPFVEAGWTRLLGIKRT
- the accC gene encoding acetyl-CoA carboxylase biotin carboxylase subunit, which encodes MLDKIVIANRGEIALRILRTCRELGIRTVAVHSEADRNLKHVLMADETVCIGPPPSADSYLNIPAIISAAEVTDAVAIHPGYGFLSENPDFAERVIQSGFIFIGPRPETIRLMGDKISAKEAMRHAEIPCVPGSDGPLDEDYLENLRLAKDIGFPVIIKASGGGGGRGMRVVHSEAALMNAITMTKAEARNAFGNDEVYMEKFLEKPRHVEFQVLADSHGNAIHLGERDCSMQRRHQKVIEEAPAPGITEAQRREIGERCAEACREIGYLGAGTFEFLYENGKFYFIEMNTRLQVEHPVTEMVTGVDLVKEQIRIAAGEPLAYTQEDIVLRGHAVECRVNAEDPDNFMPSPGMIEQLHLPGGPGIRTDTHIYAGYQVPPYYDSMIGKLIAYGDSRASALARMRTALTETVITGIKCNIPLLSRIVHDSAFRSGAQTIHYLEDMLGMRE
- the accB gene encoding acetyl-CoA carboxylase biotin carboxyl carrier protein, coding for MDIRKIKKLLELLEESSIAEIEIHEGEESVRITRVSASTQTVVQAPPSAPAPSPAPSAQPEESAAPEEEKFTGHAVRSPMVGTFYRAPAPGAKPFVEVGQRVNVGDTLCIIEAMKILNQIEADKSGVIQKILAENGQPVEYNQPLFVIE
- the aroQ gene encoding type II 3-dehydroquinate dehydratase, coding for MAQITVLNGPNLNLLGTREPEIYGTDTLADIDSRLQRIAASCGHSLDCRQSNAEHVLVDQIHAAWSNQVDFILINPAAFTHTSVALRDAFLATRIPFIEVHLSNVHAREPFRRHSYLSDIARGVICGLGPQGYEFALHAAIRQLSEN